One Alligator mississippiensis isolate rAllMis1 chromosome 12, rAllMis1, whole genome shotgun sequence DNA window includes the following coding sequences:
- the GHRL gene encoding appetite-regulating hormone isoform X2 produces the protein MSAVATRGFFPQLQYHQFPGLVQRMPKAIMFLRSALLGILLFCILYTETTLAGSSFLSPEYPRTQQKDAKKPNTKLHRRGTEGVLDTDEKQAKGHSNEIEVKCNVPFEIGVKITEGQYQEYGQKLERILEDMLTGEPKEIQVEN, from the exons ATGTCAGCCGTGGCCACGCGTGGGTTTTTTCCCCAGCTACAATATCATCAG TTCCCAGGTTTGGTTCAGCGCATGCCCAAGGCGATCATGTTTCTCAGAAGTGCTCTGCTGGGAATTCtccttttctgcattctctatACAGAAACTACTCTGGCTGGCTCCAGTTTTTTAAGCCCTGAATACCCAAGGACACAG CAGAAAGATGCTAAGAAGCCTAACACCAAATTACACCGCCGGGGCACAGAAGGAGTTTTGGATACAGATGAAAAACAGGCAAAAGGACACAGCAATGAAATTGAAGTTAAG TGCAATGTCCCCTTTGAAATTGGTGTCAAGATAACAGAAGGACAGTACCAGGAGTATGGACAAAAGCTCGAAAGGATCTTAGAGGACATGCTTacaggggagccaaaag AAATCCAAGTGGAAAACTGA
- the GHRL gene encoding appetite-regulating hormone isoform X1 — translation MSAVATRGFFPQLQYHQFPGLVQRMPKAIMFLRSALLGILLFCILYTETTLAGSSFLSPEYPRTQQQKDAKKPNTKLHRRGTEGVLDTDEKQAKGHSNEIEVKCNVPFEIGVKITEGQYQEYGQKLERILEDMLTGEPKEIQVEN, via the exons ATGTCAGCCGTGGCCACGCGTGGGTTTTTTCCCCAGCTACAATATCATCAG TTCCCAGGTTTGGTTCAGCGCATGCCCAAGGCGATCATGTTTCTCAGAAGTGCTCTGCTGGGAATTCtccttttctgcattctctatACAGAAACTACTCTGGCTGGCTCCAGTTTTTTAAGCCCTGAATACCCAAGGACACAG CAGCAGAAAGATGCTAAGAAGCCTAACACCAAATTACACCGCCGGGGCACAGAAGGAGTTTTGGATACAGATGAAAAACAGGCAAAAGGACACAGCAATGAAATTGAAGTTAAG TGCAATGTCCCCTTTGAAATTGGTGTCAAGATAACAGAAGGACAGTACCAGGAGTATGGACAAAAGCTCGAAAGGATCTTAGAGGACATGCTTacaggggagccaaaag AAATCCAAGTGGAAAACTGA
- the TATDN2 gene encoding putative deoxyribonuclease TATDN2, whose translation MEGRRGARGSPSAQRKRARPGSTGEPAGAGGSAPRWGRPGRERGSQIENKSKDDADCNLAPRTESKGASEEEETVSHRKKRMKDQGSTVIYLKALQGVFGQLINQLPRRAAPPSDEVKTESPDHRKKPCQLGGNSRSFCTAPRVEEDQHLPLDLDGQKTATEESSCARSVVILSDPRKEPVTFQRTVIAEPPSKLVFVDEPSSSSEDGLEFEQKKMPEKNPSVGSDWSDVEDVESLARFSQEDSLPQLNSPRILETSRTLSDNLTYPTNVNSCMWDDSVGSWTNSPKPPECCSFLSPSQDTSYLTGSGTNSLCDISVELATNASFNASEDVESPVEGGHWRSRSRDSSVVCRERSRPSREEVGSCAPVVRRVRLSDSFSNEYMNREVPDELPKYLEEGFVDTHCHLDMLYSKLSFKGTFAKFRGVYHSSFPKEFQGCITDFCDPRTLRDSLWEDLLKEDMVWGAFGCHPHFARYYTEFHERSLLQAMRHPKAIAFGEMGLDYSYKCSTDVSTQHKVFQRQLQLAVSLRKPLVIHCREADDDLLKIMKKFVPSDYKIHRHCFTGSYNVLEPLLKHFPNLSVGFTALLTYSSAAEARETVRKIPLNRIIVETDAPYFLPRQVPKSMCQYSHPGLALHTVREITHLKGLPLSLTLANLRQNTKSLYDV comes from the exons ATGGAGGGGCGGCGCGGGGCTCGCGGCTCGCCCAGCGCCCAGCGCAAGCGCGCCCGGCCCGGCAGCACTGGGGAGCCCGCGGGGGCCGGCGGCAGCGCCCCGCGATGGGGGCGGCCAGGCCGGGAGCGGGGCTCGCAG ATTGAGAATAAGTCCAAGGATGATGCAGACTGTAACTTGGCACCAAGGACTGAAAGTAAGGGTGCTTCAGAAGAAGAGGAGACTGTAAGTCACAGGAAAAAGAGAATGAAGGACCAAGGATCAACAGTAATATATCTTAAGGCTCTCCAGGGTGTGTTTGGGCAATTGATAAACCAACTGCCCAGAAGGGCGGCACCTCCATCGGATGAAGTTAAGACTGAAAGCCCTGACCATAGAAAAAAGCCTTGCCAGTTGGGTGGCAATTCAAGAAGCTTCTGTACAGCTCCAAGGGTTGAAGAAGATCAGCATCTCCCACTAGACTTAGATGGACAGAAAACTGCCACAGAGGAAAGTAGTTGTGCTAGGTCAGTTGTCATTTTGAGTGACCCCAGAAAAGAGCCTGTGACTTTCCAGAGGACGGTTATTGCAGAACCCCCTTCGAAGCTTGTATTTGTTGATGAGCCCTCTTCGAGTTCAGAAGATGGCCTTGAG tttgaacagaaaaaaatgccagAGAAGAACCCGTCTGTAGGAAGCGATTGGTCTGATGTGGAAGATGTAGAATCTTTGGCTAGATTCTCCCAGGAGGATTCACTTCCACAGCTTAATAGTCCAAGAATTTTGGAGACTTCACGAACTTTAAGTGATAACTTAACATATCCTACTAATGTGAATAGTTGCATGTGGGATGACTCTGTAGGGTCCTGGACAAATAGTCCCAAACCACCTGAGTGTTGTTCGTTTTTGAGCCCCAGCCAGGATACTTCCTATCTAACTGGCTCGGGTACCAATTCTCTCTGTGACATTTCTGTAGAACTTGCAACAAATGCTTCTTTCAATGCATCTGAAGATGTAGAGTCACCAGTTGAAGGTGGACATTGGAGATCACGTTCCCGTGATTCTTCTGTGGTCTGTAGGGAAAGAAGTAGACCATCTAGGGAGGAAGTGGGATCCTGTGCTCCCGTTGTCCGTAGAGTCCGACTGTCAGATTCTTTTAGTAATGAATACATGAACAGGGAAGTGCCTGATGAGCTGCCTAAATATTTGGAGGAAGGCTTTGTTGATACCCATTGCCATCTGGATATGCTGTATTCCAAGCTGTCTTTTAAGGGGACCTTTGCAAAGTTTAGAGGGGTTTACCACAGCTCCTTTCCCAAAGAATTTCAAGGTTGTATAACTGACTTCTGTGACCCTCGCACTCTGAGGGACTCTTTGTGGGAGGACTTGTTAAAAGAAGACATGGTTTGGGGAGCATTTGGCTGTCATCCACACTTTGCACGTTACTACACTGAATTTCATGAAAGAAGCCTCCTACAAGCCATGCGGCACCCTAAAGCTATTGCCTTTGGAGAAATGGGACTGGATTATTCATATAAATGTTCTACAGATGTATCCACACAGCACAAA gTATTTCAAAGGCAGCTGCAACTGGCAGTGTCCTTACGGAAACCCTTAGTAATACATTGCAGAGAGGCAGACGATGATCTGTTGAAGATCATGAAAAAGTTTGTGCCCAGTGACTACAAGATACACAG GCACTGTTTTACTGGCAGTTACAATGTCTTAGAGCCATTGCTAAAGCATTTCCCAAATCTTTCGGTGGGATTCACTGCATTGCTGACCTATTCATCTGCCGCTGAAGCAAGAGAGACTGTCAGGAAAATCCCTTTGAACAGAATAATTGTAGAAACAGATGCTCCATACTTCCTTCCAAGACAG GTTCCCAAAAGCATGTGCCAGTATTCTCACCCAGGACTCGCCTTGCACACAGTGAGAGAAATCACCCATCTGAAAGGCCTACcactctccctcaccctggctaaTTTAAGGCAGAACACAAAGAGTCTCTATGATGTCTAG
- the GHRL gene encoding appetite-regulating hormone isoform X3 produces MPKAIMFLRSALLGILLFCILYTETTLAGSSFLSPEYPRTQQQKDAKKPNTKLHRRGTEGVLDTDEKQAKGHSNEIEVKCNVPFEIGVKITEGQYQEYGQKLERILEDMLTGEPKEIQVEN; encoded by the exons ATGCCCAAGGCGATCATGTTTCTCAGAAGTGCTCTGCTGGGAATTCtccttttctgcattctctatACAGAAACTACTCTGGCTGGCTCCAGTTTTTTAAGCCCTGAATACCCAAGGACACAG CAGCAGAAAGATGCTAAGAAGCCTAACACCAAATTACACCGCCGGGGCACAGAAGGAGTTTTGGATACAGATGAAAAACAGGCAAAAGGACACAGCAATGAAATTGAAGTTAAG TGCAATGTCCCCTTTGAAATTGGTGTCAAGATAACAGAAGGACAGTACCAGGAGTATGGACAAAAGCTCGAAAGGATCTTAGAGGACATGCTTacaggggagccaaaag AAATCCAAGTGGAAAACTGA
- the RPL32 gene encoding large ribosomal subunit protein eL32 — MPALRPLVKPKIVKKRTKKFIRHQSDRYVKIKRNWRKPRGIDNRVRRRFKGQILMPNIGYGSNKKTKHMLPTGFRKFLVHNVKELEVLMMSNKSYCAEIAHNVSSKNRKVIVERAAQLAIKITNPNARLRSEENE; from the exons ATGCCTGCCCTCCGGCCGCTGGTGAAGCCCAAGATCGTCAAGAAGAGAACCAAGAAGTTCATCCGCCACCAGTCCGACCGCTATGTCAAGATCAAG CGCAACTGGCGTAAGCCGAGGGGTATCGACAACAGAGTCCGCAGGAGATTCAAGGGCCAGATCTTGATGCCCAACATTGGTTATGGTAGCAATAAGAAGACAAAGCACATGCTGCCCACTGGGTTCAGGAAGTTCCTGGTCCACAACGTCAAGGAGCTCGAAGTGCTTATGATGAGTAACAA GTCGTACTGTGCAGAGATTGCTCATAACGTTTCCTCTAAGAACCGCAAGGTAATTGTGGAGAGAGCAGCACAGCTTGCAATCAAGATCACCAATCCAAATGCCAGACTGCGCAGTGAGGAAAACGAATAA